In Psychrobacter immobilis, a single genomic region encodes these proteins:
- a CDS encoding LysR family transcriptional regulator encodes MNTTNLTTFVTVMHTGSISGAAEKLFITQPAVSKRIKNLEDEFNITLFDTVGRGIVPTQAANEMLPHAKRWLEDYENFKINLQHSQHIVSGKLVIGTSHHIGLHHLAPVLKHFIQAYPAVQLEVHFVDSEKAHKAVLDGDLSLAFLTLPPVYDKRLTYHTLWSDPLYFMTGTLSPLATKSNVTLEQLARYPAILPSANTFTSQITLAEFAKHNLKPYATMSTNPLESIRMLVSVGLGWSVLPQTMISQDLERIDMADNIELQRYLGVVINPKLTQSSSVTALLDLLAPIE; translated from the coding sequence TTGAACACCACAAACTTGACGACATTCGTTACCGTTATGCACACTGGCAGCATCTCAGGTGCCGCAGAAAAACTGTTTATCACACAGCCTGCCGTCAGTAAACGCATCAAAAATTTGGAAGATGAATTCAACATTACTTTGTTTGATACGGTGGGACGCGGCATTGTACCGACCCAAGCAGCCAATGAAATGCTACCGCATGCCAAGCGGTGGCTAGAAGATTATGAGAATTTTAAGATTAATCTGCAACACTCTCAGCATATCGTATCTGGTAAATTAGTGATCGGCACCAGTCATCATATTGGCTTGCACCATTTAGCGCCTGTACTTAAGCATTTTATCCAAGCTTATCCTGCCGTACAACTAGAAGTACATTTCGTCGATTCAGAAAAAGCGCACAAAGCCGTACTCGATGGCGATTTATCATTAGCATTTTTAACACTGCCGCCCGTTTATGATAAGCGCTTGACCTATCATACGCTATGGTCAGACCCTCTTTACTTTATGACAGGTACGCTATCGCCTTTAGCGACCAAATCTAATGTGACACTAGAGCAATTGGCACGCTATCCTGCTATTTTACCGTCTGCCAACACCTTTACCAGTCAAATTACCTTGGCTGAATTCGCCAAGCACAATCTGAAACCTTATGCCACGATGAGCACCAATCCTCTTGAGTCTATCCGCATGCTGGTTTCTGTTGGTCTGGGATGGTCTGTATTACCGCAAACCATGATTAGTCAGGATTTAGAACGTATCGATATGGCAGACAATATAGAGTTACAACGCTATTTGGGTGTGGTTATCAATCCGAAATTGACGCAATCTAGCAGCGTTACAGCTTTGTTAGACTTGTTAGCGCCTATTGAATAA
- the leuC gene encoding 3-isopropylmalate dehydratase large subunit, translating to MAGQTLYDKLWNAHEVTKRDDGSSLIYIDRHLLHEVTSPQAFEGLELTNRAPWRLSANIASPDHNVPTVTKERLEGVPGIKDKVSRLQVVTLDENCAKFDIAEFMINDARQGILHVVGPEQGLVLPGMTVVCGDSHTATHGALGCLAHGIGTSEVEHVLATQCLIQKKSKNMQIRVTGKLGAGVTSKDVVLAIIAKIGTAGGTGHAIEFAGQVFEEMSLEGRMTVCNMAIEAGARVGMVAVDDTTIEYVKGRPYAPTSEQWAQAEAYWRTLYSDDDAVFDTVVELDGSQIAPQVSWGTSPEMVVDITQSVPTPDQAADEAQEEGWLRAYTYMGLDAGQKITDIQLDRIFIGSCTNSRIEDLRDAAAVIKGRKVADNIKEAIVVAGSGQVKLQAEAEGLDALFTAAGFEWREPGCSMCLAMNADKLEPQEHCASTSNRNFEGRQGNGGRTHLVSPAMAAAAALAGHFVDVRTF from the coding sequence ATGGCCGGTCAAACGTTATATGACAAACTTTGGAATGCTCACGAAGTCACCAAGCGTGACGATGGTTCGAGCCTGATTTATATCGACCGCCATCTGTTGCATGAAGTGACCAGTCCGCAAGCATTTGAAGGTTTGGAGTTAACCAATAGAGCACCGTGGCGCCTGTCGGCTAATATCGCCAGTCCTGACCATAACGTACCCACAGTCACTAAAGAGCGTTTAGAAGGCGTGCCTGGTATCAAGGACAAGGTATCACGCTTGCAGGTAGTGACATTGGATGAAAATTGCGCCAAATTCGATATCGCTGAGTTTATGATTAATGATGCTCGTCAAGGTATTTTACACGTCGTTGGCCCTGAGCAGGGTTTGGTGTTACCGGGTATGACGGTTGTTTGTGGTGATTCTCATACCGCTACTCATGGCGCGCTGGGCTGCTTAGCGCACGGTATCGGCACATCAGAGGTTGAGCATGTATTGGCAACGCAGTGCTTGATTCAAAAGAAATCAAAAAATATGCAAATTCGTGTCACTGGTAAGCTTGGTGCTGGCGTGACCTCAAAAGACGTGGTATTGGCTATCATTGCCAAAATTGGCACGGCTGGCGGGACAGGTCATGCTATCGAATTTGCTGGGCAAGTATTTGAAGAGATGAGCTTGGAAGGTCGCATGACCGTCTGTAACATGGCAATCGAAGCGGGTGCTCGCGTGGGTATGGTTGCGGTCGATGACACAACCATCGAGTATGTCAAAGGTCGTCCTTATGCGCCAACCTCTGAGCAATGGGCACAAGCGGAAGCTTACTGGCGTACCTTATATTCAGATGATGACGCGGTATTTGATACCGTGGTTGAGTTGGATGGTAGCCAAATAGCGCCACAAGTCTCTTGGGGAACCTCTCCTGAAATGGTTGTCGATATCACTCAATCTGTACCAACACCTGATCAAGCGGCAGATGAAGCACAAGAAGAAGGCTGGTTACGTGCTTATACCTATATGGGTTTAGACGCTGGGCAAAAGATTACCGATATCCAGCTTGATCGCATTTTTATTGGTTCATGTACCAATTCGCGTATCGAAGATTTGCGTGATGCCGCCGCAGTCATTAAAGGTCGTAAAGTCGCGGACAATATCAAAGAAGCCATCGTTGTGGCAGGTTCTGGGCAAGTGAAGTTGCAGGCTGAAGCAGAAGGCTTAGATGCCTTGTTTACTGCGGCGGGTTTTGAGTGGCGTGAGCCGGGTTGTTCGATGTGTCTTGCCATGAATGCGGATAAGCTTGAGCCACAAGAACACTGCGCTTCAACGTCTAACCGTAACTTTGAAGGTCGTCAGGGCAATGGTGGTCGTACCCATTTGGTAAGCCCAGCAATGGCCGCTGCCGCCGCATTGGCGGGTCACTTTGTCGATGTGCGGACGTTTTAA
- the leuD gene encoding 3-isopropylmalate dehydratase small subunit, with protein MQAYNTQTGIVCPLDRANVDTDQIIAKQFLKSIKRTGFGVNLFDDWRYLDEGYPGQDNSTRVINPEFVLNKPRYQGATILLARRNFGCGSSREHAPWALSEYGFRTVIAPSFADIFYNNCFKNGMLPIVLDEAIVDTLMKDTLANEGYELTADLERQVVITSTGKEYAFDVDAFRKHCLLNGLDDIGLTLQQSDAIKDYEHNIMQKTPWIFNDVRA; from the coding sequence ATGCAAGCTTATAACACTCAAACGGGTATCGTTTGCCCATTAGATCGCGCAAACGTCGATACCGATCAAATTATTGCAAAACAGTTTTTAAAGTCTATTAAACGCACAGGTTTTGGCGTCAATTTGTTTGATGATTGGCGTTATCTTGACGAAGGGTATCCTGGTCAAGACAATAGCACACGCGTTATCAATCCAGAATTTGTGCTAAATAAGCCACGTTATCAAGGCGCGACGATTTTGCTGGCACGCCGCAACTTTGGTTGTGGTTCTAGTCGTGAGCATGCGCCATGGGCGTTGTCTGAATATGGTTTTCGTACGGTGATTGCACCAAGCTTTGCCGATATTTTTTATAACAATTGCTTTAAAAATGGCATGCTACCAATTGTCTTGGACGAGGCAATTGTAGATACATTAATGAAAGACACGCTTGCTAATGAAGGCTATGAGCTAACCGCAGATCTTGAACGCCAAGTCGTCATCACCTCAACAGGTAAAGAATATGCATTTGACGTGGATGCTTTTCGCAAACATTGCTTGTTAAATGGCCTTGATGATATTGGTTTAACCTTGCAGCAAAGCGATGCCATTAAAGATTATGAGCATAATATAATGCAAAAAACACCATGGATATTTAACGATGTACGAGCATAA
- the leuB gene encoding 3-isopropylmalate dehydrogenase, protein MATILTLAGDGIGPEIMTQAIDVLNAVNKKFALDLTLESGLIGGVAIDATGEPLPDETLDRARAADAVLLGAVGGPKWDGIERSKRPERGLLKIRGELGLFANLRVAKLYPQLVNASSIKPEIISGLDLLIVRELTGGIYFGEPRGIRTLENGEQQGYNTMVYSTSEIQRIGKVAFELAKTRAQAADTAAKVCSVDKANVLEVTELWKQTMTQMQQADYSDVALSHMYADNACMQLIKNPKQFDVMVTGNMFGDILSDEAAMLTGSIGMLPSASLDEAGKGMYEPCHGSAPDIAGQDKANPLATILSVAMMLRYTFKQEAAAQAIEQAVSDVLDDGLRTLDILDSSEAGLKQVGCQEMGQAVLAKLL, encoded by the coding sequence ATGGCAACGATTTTAACATTAGCGGGCGATGGTATCGGTCCCGAAATCATGACTCAAGCCATTGACGTACTGAATGCGGTCAATAAGAAATTTGCGTTAGATTTGACACTTGAATCTGGATTGATTGGCGGGGTGGCCATTGATGCAACGGGTGAGCCTTTGCCAGATGAGACGCTAGACCGTGCTCGTGCAGCAGATGCGGTATTGTTAGGAGCGGTCGGTGGCCCTAAATGGGATGGTATTGAACGCAGCAAGCGCCCTGAACGTGGTTTACTTAAAATACGTGGTGAGCTTGGTTTGTTCGCTAATCTACGTGTGGCAAAGCTTTACCCGCAGTTGGTCAATGCGTCTAGTATCAAACCTGAGATTATTTCAGGCTTGGATTTGCTTATCGTTCGTGAGTTGACTGGTGGTATCTATTTTGGTGAGCCACGTGGAATCCGCACACTAGAGAATGGTGAACAGCAAGGCTACAACACCATGGTCTATAGCACAAGCGAGATTCAGCGTATCGGCAAAGTTGCTTTTGAATTGGCAAAAACGCGTGCGCAAGCAGCAGACACAGCAGCTAAAGTTTGCTCAGTGGACAAGGCAAACGTATTAGAAGTCACCGAGCTGTGGAAGCAAACGATGACCCAAATGCAGCAAGCAGATTATAGCGACGTGGCGTTATCGCACATGTATGCTGACAATGCTTGTATGCAATTGATCAAGAATCCTAAGCAGTTTGATGTCATGGTGACAGGCAATATGTTCGGTGATATCTTGTCTGATGAGGCTGCTATGCTCACTGGATCTATCGGTATGCTGCCATCAGCCAGTCTTGATGAAGCAGGCAAAGGGATGTATGAGCCGTGTCATGGTTCAGCGCCTGATATTGCTGGGCAGGACAAAGCCAACCCATTGGCGACTATTTTATCGGTTGCGATGATGCTGCGTTATACCTTTAAGCAAGAAGCAGCGGCACAAGCGATTGAGCAAGCAGTGAGTGATGTCCTTGATGACGGTTTGCGTACGCTTGATATCTTAGACAGTAGTGAAGCTGGATTGAAGCAAGTAGGGTGCCAAGAGATGGGTCAAGCAGTATTGGCTAAATTACTCTAG
- a CDS encoding L,D-transpeptidase family protein, with amino-acid sequence MYQLKKISTAVAMIGFSTAVFMGQSIAAPLDSVNANNQAPTNNDEASISKNNANKANAAEEVSPVTNGVSQKLARDSKTANASNKFLPTIKYTTDNLSVAAQKVNNATWKEGMSIDRIIGTKLQALLNWHHNGVGPVDGYWGKNTRKAMQAFQQANGLAVTDTLNNETWQALTKNEKLTVQPVLVSYQITDADVNIKTTEIPAGAEAKSKLEGLYYESIIEGLAEKFHISESYLKALNPKASFTAGETITVYNPGNPNIKPVSRVVADKATETLYAYDDKDNLVASYPTTVGSTATPSPTGTHTVEVKVHEPNYTYTAKDGSKSILPPGPNNPVGSVWIGLSKPSYGIHGSPDPDRISRQASAGCIRLTNWDALALLGVIQNGATVEFK; translated from the coding sequence GTGTATCAATTAAAAAAAATCAGCACAGCAGTAGCGATGATTGGTTTTTCTACGGCAGTTTTCATGGGGCAGAGCATTGCAGCACCACTGGATAGTGTAAATGCTAACAATCAAGCACCGACCAATAACGATGAAGCCAGTATTAGCAAAAATAATGCTAATAAAGCGAATGCTGCTGAAGAGGTCAGCCCTGTGACCAATGGCGTTAGCCAAAAGCTAGCACGTGATAGCAAAACCGCAAATGCTTCGAACAAATTTTTACCTACTATCAAGTATACGACAGACAATTTATCAGTTGCTGCGCAAAAGGTGAATAATGCTACTTGGAAAGAGGGGATGAGTATCGACCGTATCATCGGTACTAAATTGCAAGCCTTATTAAATTGGCATCACAATGGTGTAGGCCCTGTTGATGGTTATTGGGGCAAAAATACCCGCAAGGCCATGCAAGCGTTTCAACAAGCAAATGGTTTGGCAGTTACTGACACGCTAAACAACGAAACATGGCAAGCGCTGACAAAGAATGAAAAACTCACGGTGCAGCCAGTGCTAGTCAGTTATCAGATAACTGATGCGGATGTTAATATTAAGACGACAGAAATACCAGCTGGTGCTGAAGCCAAATCCAAACTTGAGGGATTGTATTACGAGAGCATCATAGAAGGGCTAGCAGAAAAATTCCATATCAGTGAAAGCTATCTCAAAGCGTTAAACCCTAAGGCTAGCTTTACGGCAGGCGAAACCATCACAGTTTATAATCCTGGCAATCCAAATATCAAGCCTGTTAGTCGAGTCGTTGCTGATAAAGCCACTGAAACGCTATATGCCTATGATGATAAAGACAACTTAGTTGCCAGCTATCCGACCACAGTAGGTAGTACGGCAACACCGTCACCAACAGGGACACATACGGTAGAGGTGAAGGTACATGAGCCTAATTATACTTATACTGCTAAAGACGGTAGCAAGTCTATTCTTCCACCTGGCCCCAATAATCCAGTGGGCTCAGTATGGATTGGGCTTAGTAAGCCTTCTTATGGTATTCATGGCTCACCAGATCCTGATCGTATTAGTCGTCAAGCCTCAGCGGGTTGTATACGCCTGACAAATTGGGATGCACTTGCTTTGCTAGGGGTGATTCAAAATGGTGCGACGGTCGAGTTTAAATAG
- the infA gene encoding translation initiation factor IF-1 has protein sequence MAKDDIIEFEGEVIDTLPNTLFRVRLENGHEIIAHISGKMRKHYIRILTGDKVKVEMTPYDLSKGRITYRGKN, from the coding sequence ATGGCAAAAGACGATATTATTGAATTTGAAGGCGAAGTCATTGACACCCTTCCAAATACCCTGTTTAGAGTTCGTTTAGAAAACGGACACGAAATCATTGCTCATATCTCAGGTAAGATGCGTAAGCATTATATCCGTATCTTGACAGGTGATAAAGTTAAGGTCGAAATGACACCTTATGACCTATCAAAAGGTCGTATTACTTATCGTGGCAAAAACTAA
- the truA gene encoding tRNA pseudouridine(38-40) synthase TruA, whose product MSEINSINAEMPPTYTLAIAIEFLGTRYHGWQRQREVLGVQEALETAIGKVANETVEVVAAGRTDASVHASNMIAHFTTRAYRPTHNWLRGVNSLLPDDIALRWIQPMPDDFHARFGAIARRYRYITLNQAQRPAILNHQVTHIYEPLDLAAMQLVAAEIVGTHDFSSYRAAACQSNQPVRSVSHARLFAHGQFIVFDIQADGFLHHMVRNLMGTLYAIGRHELQPEAFLDILAKKDRTIAPPTASGDGLYFINAYYPEHFQQRLPNAPLTPIWLNLPD is encoded by the coding sequence ATGTCCGAGATTAACAGCATCAACGCTGAAATGCCCCCAACCTATACATTAGCCATTGCAATTGAGTTCTTGGGCACGCGCTATCATGGCTGGCAGCGACAACGAGAAGTATTAGGCGTACAAGAAGCATTAGAAACCGCTATCGGTAAAGTCGCAAATGAGACGGTAGAGGTCGTCGCGGCTGGTCGTACCGATGCAAGCGTTCATGCCAGCAATATGATTGCCCACTTTACGACACGTGCCTATCGTCCTACTCATAACTGGCTGCGCGGGGTAAACAGTCTATTGCCTGATGATATCGCCTTGCGCTGGATTCAACCAATGCCTGACGACTTTCATGCGCGTTTTGGTGCCATTGCCCGTCGCTATCGCTACATCACGCTGAATCAAGCACAGCGCCCTGCTATTTTGAATCACCAAGTTACTCACATCTATGAACCGCTCGATTTAGCAGCGATGCAACTGGTGGCGGCTGAGATCGTCGGTACTCACGATTTTAGTAGCTACCGCGCCGCTGCTTGCCAGTCTAATCAGCCGGTACGCTCAGTCAGTCATGCAAGACTCTTTGCTCATGGTCAGTTTATTGTTTTTGATATTCAAGCAGATGGATTTTTGCATCATATGGTTCGTAACTTAATGGGTACCTTGTATGCCATCGGTCGACACGAATTGCAGCCAGAAGCCTTTTTAGATATTTTAGCCAAAAAAGATCGTACTATCGCACCGCCTACTGCCTCTGGTGATGGTCTATACTTTATCAATGCTTACTATCCTGAGCATTTTCAACAACGACTGCCAAATGCTCCTTTAACCCCTATTTGGCTAAATTTACCTGACTGA
- a CDS encoding asparaginase, which yields MTNTLSNPVQLIYAGGTFGSYGRPLAPLSAEIFLPTLQKLLTDQDNANHLPQISWLDNALIKDSSQLTPNDFVHFYQLLLAAYAQGDRRFVLITGTDTLSYLGAFLAEAFAGSDICIVVTGSMRPLLDSEVIHSYDIDDHSDAWDNLSDSLKLAAAGESGVKIAFGGESWPAQTVQKIHSHDLMAFTGHFRAAYPANSYIKNLPDTRRQHWLDDQQAMIDHIESRAEQARIHALYCLPNDTEVMTSQLQALLSQPPCGIILLGFGAGNVPYSQALAEALELAYKNGHMVICASQSPFGGVSDSYAAGSWQYEYHVIAGGRLTIPAIYARLLWLLLRYDNPTRRRQRWLNNVNQAGTTIKKR from the coding sequence ATGACAAATACATTATCCAATCCTGTCCAACTCATTTATGCTGGCGGTACTTTTGGTAGCTATGGACGACCCTTAGCACCGTTATCAGCAGAAATATTCTTACCAACTTTACAAAAGCTATTGACTGACCAAGATAACGCTAACCACTTGCCTCAAATCTCATGGCTGGATAATGCCTTAATTAAAGACAGTAGCCAACTTACCCCTAACGACTTTGTACATTTTTATCAGCTTTTGCTAGCAGCCTATGCACAAGGCGACAGGCGTTTTGTGCTCATCACTGGTACAGATACTTTGAGTTATTTGGGTGCGTTTTTAGCAGAAGCATTTGCTGGCAGTGATATTTGTATAGTCGTCACTGGTAGTATGCGCCCATTGTTAGACAGCGAGGTGATACATTCCTATGATATCGATGACCATAGCGACGCATGGGATAACCTCAGCGATTCATTAAAACTGGCTGCTGCTGGTGAGTCGGGTGTGAAGATTGCTTTTGGCGGTGAGTCTTGGCCTGCGCAAACGGTACAAAAAATTCATAGCCATGATCTGATGGCATTTACGGGTCACTTCAGAGCCGCCTACCCTGCCAATAGTTATATCAAAAACTTACCGGATACCCGCCGCCAGCATTGGCTCGATGATCAGCAAGCAATGATTGACCATATCGAATCTCGGGCTGAGCAAGCACGCATTCATGCTTTATATTGCTTGCCAAACGACACTGAGGTAATGACTAGCCAGCTACAGGCATTATTATCACAGCCGCCATGTGGCATTATCCTGTTAGGATTTGGCGCAGGTAATGTTCCTTATTCGCAAGCGCTAGCAGAGGCACTAGAGCTTGCTTATAAAAACGGCCACATGGTGATATGCGCTAGCCAGTCTCCATTTGGCGGTGTCAGTGACAGCTATGCGGCTGGTAGTTGGCAATATGAGTATCATGTTATTGCTGGCGGACGCTTAACGATTCCCGCTATCTATGCACGATTATTATGGCTATTGCTGCGTTATGACAATCCCACTCGGCGCAGACAACGTTGGTTGAACAATGTCAATCAGGCGGGCACCACTATCAAAAAACGTTAG
- a CDS encoding FimV/HubP family polar landmark protein, translated as MDNMLYIIAGVVLILIVAGLLLYKKKAQKPSAQPGMSTTTPAPMPKTDHKTPAQSHKDDDNKFDHITIAQRFMDQQRYDKAIETLSRGLSEKPNDGQLSVKLLSIYATINQPENFNKVYDAIKTQSDPKSLALADELKTLFSEEQNQVAAKEAPVEDNSHFESIDFDLPINQIDSKNALSDQPATSEDNRSTLIDDSMSNSAVTNTSYESSLTSDNVEDNFDLTLSDLESNISASEATDTTAPVTSSLEMTDDEILNTANIDITDNDVAVSAEDNDLNDLSDFDFSFDSSEETDAQATDSVIPDRPDNINDEMTLEDDAFILDFDHLATDVDKDIDETVEALSINTVQNDEENDFTLSLDSLDAPNDIETLTESEAPVLEENSDTDNFIIEEDRFETESFETESFENINLEAQSLDNNDSEYALAEESSVTPTAPLLFDDNSLLDNEFDTHSSTALSPVAPIEDESTLTAEDAAETAEDFSSRFAADFDFVKSLDSTQVTLDLAGQYLQLGEYDSAKRLLNEVLIQGTSEQQNQAKVLLDRTA; from the coding sequence ATGGACAATATGCTATATATCATCGCCGGAGTGGTACTTATTCTAATAGTAGCCGGTTTACTATTGTACAAAAAGAAAGCGCAAAAGCCCTCAGCGCAGCCGGGAATGAGTACCACTACGCCAGCTCCGATGCCAAAAACGGATCACAAAACTCCTGCCCAAAGCCACAAAGATGATGACAATAAGTTTGATCATATTACGATTGCCCAGCGCTTCATGGATCAGCAGCGTTATGACAAAGCCATTGAAACCCTCAGTCGCGGCCTAAGCGAAAAACCGAATGATGGTCAATTGTCTGTTAAATTACTCAGTATATACGCGACTATTAATCAGCCAGAGAACTTTAACAAAGTTTATGATGCCATCAAGACGCAAAGCGACCCAAAAAGTCTTGCGCTAGCTGATGAGTTAAAAACTTTATTTTCAGAAGAGCAGAATCAAGTCGCAGCAAAAGAGGCACCCGTAGAAGATAATAGCCATTTTGAAAGCATAGATTTTGACTTACCGATTAATCAAATCGATAGTAAGAACGCGCTATCTGATCAGCCAGCAACCTCTGAAGATAACCGTAGTACGCTGATAGATGACAGCATGTCTAATTCGGCAGTAACAAACACATCTTATGAGTCCAGTCTTACTAGCGACAATGTAGAGGATAACTTTGATCTTACGCTGAGTGATTTAGAGAGTAATATTAGCGCATCTGAGGCGACTGATACGACGGCACCAGTCACGTCATCATTAGAGATGACAGATGATGAAATCTTGAACACTGCCAATATCGACATAACTGATAATGATGTCGCGGTGTCCGCAGAAGATAATGATCTCAATGATCTTAGTGATTTTGACTTCAGCTTTGATTCATCTGAAGAAACTGATGCGCAGGCAACGGATTCTGTCATTCCAGACCGCCCTGATAATATCAACGATGAAATGACGCTAGAAGATGACGCGTTCATTTTAGACTTTGATCATCTAGCAACTGATGTCGATAAAGATATTGACGAGACTGTTGAAGCATTGTCTATCAACACTGTCCAGAATGACGAAGAAAATGATTTCACTTTGTCTTTAGACAGTCTCGATGCGCCAAACGATATAGAAACATTAACAGAAAGCGAAGCGCCTGTACTTGAAGAAAATAGTGATACTGATAACTTCATTATTGAAGAAGATCGTTTCGAAACTGAGAGCTTTGAAACTGAAAGCTTTGAAAATATTAATCTCGAAGCACAATCGCTTGATAATAATGATTCAGAATATGCTCTTGCTGAAGAATCTAGTGTCACACCGACAGCCCCGTTGCTGTTCGATGATAATTCTTTATTAGACAATGAATTCGATACTCACTCTTCAACAGCACTCAGCCCAGTTGCTCCAATTGAGGACGAGTCTACCCTTACCGCCGAAGATGCTGCTGAAACAGCAGAAGACTTTTCCTCACGCTTTGCGGCCGACTTTGACTTTGTCAAATCATTAGATAGCACTCAAGTTACGCTAGATTTGGCAGGCCAATATTTACAATTAGGTGAATACGACAGTGCCAAACGCTTATTGAATGAGGTATTAATTCAGGGCACTAGTGAGCAACAGAACCAAGCAAAAGTATTACTAGATCGTACTGCGTAA